TTGATGGATTTGACACAGGCGGCAGTGACACAAAGCCAAAGGCGTCTCCCGAACCGTCGAACAGCGAAAAGGCACAGGCATCGCCTGACAAGAAGGACGCTAAGACTGAACGGCCTTCCGAAGGGTCAAGTGATGTCACGCCCAAAGCGGGCAAGGTGCCCGAAGCACCCCGCAAGGACGGCGACCGTGTTTTCGCCAGCCCGCTCGCCCGCCGCATCGCTGCCGACAAGGGCATAGACCTTGCCTCGCTTGATGGCTCCGGCCCCCATGGCCGCATCGTCAAGGCAGACGTGGAAAGTGCATCGTCGGGCAAAAAACCAGCCGGGGACACCGCGCCCAAAAAGGCGTCGTCGTCGTCAGGCGGCCCCGTCGGCTCCCTGCCGGACCCGCGCCTGTATTACGACGAAGGCACCTACGAGGAAGTGCCGCTCGACGGTATGCGCAAGTCCATCGCCAAACGCCTCACCCAGTCGAAGCAGGAAATACCGCACTACTATCTCACGATCGACTGCAATCTTGATGAAGTGCTGCGCGTCAGAAAACAGCTCAACACGGCAGGCGAGGCCGACGGCATAAAAATCTCCGTCAACGACTTCATCATCCGCGCCTCGGCACTGGCGCTGATGCGCGTGCCCGACTGCAACGTGTCTTACGCGGGCGACGCTTTGCTGAAACACAAGCACGCCGACATTGGTGTGGCGGTGGCGCTGGACGGCGGGCTTATCACACCCATTGTCAAAGCCGCCGACACCAAGGGTCTTGCGCAAATCTCTGCCGAGGTAAAAGACCTCGCCGCCCGCGCCAAAGACAAAAAGCTCAAGCCGTCTGACTACGAAGGCGGCTCGTTCTCCATCTCCAATCTCGGCATGTTCGGCATCAGGAACTTCACCGCCGTCATCAACCCGCCCCAGTCCGCGATCATGGCCGTGGGCGCAGGCGAAGAACGCCCGGTGGTCAAAAACGGCAGCCTGGCGTCCGCCACCATGATGACAGTCACCCTGTCGTGCGATCACCGCGCTATCGACGGCGCGCTGGGCGCGAAACTGCTGCAGGCGTTCAAGGTCTTTATCGAAGACCCTGTAACGATGCTGCTGTAAGGGAAGGGGAACGATGGCCAGCACATACGATCTTGTTGTTGTCGGCACCGGACCCGGTGGCTATGTGGCCGCTATCCGCGCCAGCCAGCTGGGCATGAAAACCGCAGTCGTGGAGCGCGCCGAGCTTGGTGGCATCTGCCTGAACTGGGGTTGCATTCCCACCAAGGCGCTGCTGCGCACGTCAGAGATTTATGATCATCTTCAGCATCTGGATGATTTTGGTCTGTCTGCGGACAATATCTCGTTCGACATTGAAAAAGTCGTCAAGCGCTCGCGCAAGGTGGCGGGGCAGTTGTCGTCCGGCATCACGTTCCTGATGAAGAAAAACAAGATTGATGTGCTCACCGGCACCGCAAAGCTGGCAGGCAAGGGCAAGCTGACGGTCGAGCACGACGGCACGTCGCAGGACGTATCCGCAAAGCACA
The Pyruvatibacter sp. genome window above contains:
- a CDS encoding pyruvate dehydrogenase complex dihydrolipoamide acetyltransferase, whose product is MPISVLMPALSPTMEEGTLAKWLVKEGDTVASGDVIAEIETDKATMEVEAVDEGTIGKLLVDEGTEGVEINKPIAVILEDGEDESDLDGFDTGGSDTKPKASPEPSNSEKAQASPDKKDAKTERPSEGSSDVTPKAGKVPEAPRKDGDRVFASPLARRIAADKGIDLASLDGSGPHGRIVKADVESASSGKKPAGDTAPKKASSSSGGPVGSLPDPRLYYDEGTYEEVPLDGMRKSIAKRLTQSKQEIPHYYLTIDCNLDEVLRVRKQLNTAGEADGIKISVNDFIIRASALALMRVPDCNVSYAGDALLKHKHADIGVAVALDGGLITPIVKAADTKGLAQISAEVKDLAARAKDKKLKPSDYEGGSFSISNLGMFGIRNFTAVINPPQSAIMAVGAGEERPVVKNGSLASATMMTVTLSCDHRAIDGALGAKLLQAFKVFIEDPVTMLL